The proteins below come from a single Halomonas binhaiensis genomic window:
- a CDS encoding superoxide dismutase, with the protein MAHTLPELPYAYDALEPSIDALTMEIHHSRHHQTYINNLNAALEGTGLEDVPVDELIANLDRVPEGKRQAVINNGGGHSNHSMFWTVMSPNGGGQPKSKVAEAIDKDLGGFEAFKEAFTQAALTRFGSGWAWLSVKSDGSLVVENTLNQDSPLMNGNTPILGLDVWEHAYYLKYQNKRPEYIAAFFNVVDWDEVERRYEAATA; encoded by the coding sequence ATGGCACATACGCTGCCCGAACTACCCTACGCTTACGACGCTCTGGAGCCATCCATCGACGCGCTGACCATGGAGATTCACCACAGTCGCCATCACCAGACCTACATCAACAACCTGAATGCTGCTCTGGAAGGTACTGGTCTGGAAGACGTGCCGGTTGATGAGCTGATCGCCAACCTGGATCGCGTGCCGGAAGGCAAGCGTCAGGCGGTCATCAACAATGGTGGTGGTCACTCCAACCACTCCATGTTCTGGACCGTGATGTCCCCGAATGGTGGTGGTCAGCCCAAGAGCAAGGTGGCTGAAGCCATCGACAAGGACCTGGGCGGCTTCGAAGCGTTCAAGGAAGCCTTCACTCAGGCTGCCCTGACCCGTTTCGGCTCCGGCTGGGCCTGGCTGAGCGTCAAGTCCGACGGTAGCCTGGTCGTCGAGAACACACTCAACCAGGACAGCCCGTTGATGAACGGCAACACGCCGATCCTGGGCCTGGATGTGTGGGAGCACGCCTACTACCTGAAGTACCAGAACAAGCGTCCGGAATACATCGCTGCGTTCTTCAACGTGGTCGACTGGGACGAAGTCGAGCGTCGCTATGAGGCAGCCACTGCCTGA
- a CDS encoding TRAP transporter small permease, which translates to MSFRLMFLYRLGGLGAAVSMVAICALITLQVLFRLLDAILVLVGSSRIGLEISGVSELAAFLLVGATFLGMAYTFTHHAHIRMSLIIRRLPRVLRVWSELFCLIVALLLNLLLCWSLWQLMLESLDFNDVSSGLLAIPLWIPQLVLFTGMALMSLALLEVLWATARTAFTAPGSYQPMDEHDVVDIEDPASEDRRQ; encoded by the coding sequence ATGTCTTTTCGCTTGATGTTTCTCTACCGCCTGGGCGGCCTGGGGGCCGCCGTATCGATGGTCGCTATCTGTGCCCTGATCACCCTACAGGTGCTGTTCCGCCTGCTCGATGCCATTCTGGTACTGGTCGGCAGTTCCCGGATAGGGCTTGAAATCAGCGGTGTCTCGGAGCTGGCGGCCTTCCTGCTGGTGGGAGCCACGTTCCTCGGCATGGCCTACACCTTCACCCATCACGCCCATATCCGCATGTCGCTGATCATCCGGCGCCTGCCACGAGTGCTGCGCGTATGGAGCGAACTGTTCTGCTTGATCGTGGCGCTGTTGCTGAACCTGCTGCTGTGCTGGTCACTGTGGCAATTGATGCTGGAGAGCCTGGACTTCAATGATGTGTCTTCCGGCCTGCTGGCCATCCCGCTATGGATCCCCCAGCTAGTTCTGTTCACCGGCATGGCGTTGATGAGTCTGGCACTGCTGGAGGTGCTCTGGGCAACAGCCAGGACAGCGTTCACTGCGCCTGGCAGCTACCAGCCCATGGATGAGCACGATGTCGTCGATATTGAAGATCCTGCCTCTGAGGACAGAAGGCAGTGA
- a CDS encoding TRAP transporter large permease produces the protein MLTISLVTLLALALLLGSGVWIAFALLGTGWIVLTLFFPLPAGPILASDFWGASYGWDLTALPMFIWMGEILFRSGLGNNMFQALAPWLGRIPGRLLHSNIIGSGLFAAVCGSSAATCATVGKMTLPELKQRGYDERLAIGTLASASTLGLLIPPSIMMIVYGVVTEQSISRLFIAGIGPGLLLLGLFMAYVIGWALLVGNKQGKVGEAVAPMPLARKLRISLQLLPLLALIGGILGSIYGGIASPTEAAACGVVLSMLIARANGHFNAIIFKDALFAAVRTSCMIAFIIAGASFLSSAMSFTHLPMNLAQQIGDLGLSPAMLLVVLTLFLLVLGCFLDGISLILLVTSIIMPVIETAGFDLIWFGIYLVIVVEMSQITPPVGFNLFVIQGLTGKDIMAITRATVPFFALMIVAIILMSVFPGIATYLPQAMRG, from the coding sequence ATGCTGACCATCAGCCTCGTCACCCTTCTAGCCCTGGCGCTCCTGCTTGGCAGTGGTGTCTGGATAGCCTTCGCCCTGCTCGGCACGGGCTGGATCGTGCTGACACTGTTCTTCCCTCTGCCTGCCGGTCCCATCCTGGCATCTGACTTCTGGGGGGCCAGCTATGGCTGGGATCTGACGGCCCTGCCGATGTTCATCTGGATGGGGGAAATCCTGTTCCGCTCCGGGCTCGGCAACAACATGTTCCAGGCACTGGCCCCCTGGCTGGGGCGCATTCCTGGACGCCTGTTGCATTCCAACATCATCGGCAGTGGCCTGTTTGCTGCCGTTTGCGGCTCATCTGCCGCGACCTGTGCCACCGTAGGCAAGATGACGCTGCCGGAACTGAAGCAGCGCGGCTATGATGAACGGCTCGCCATCGGCACCCTGGCCAGTGCCTCGACCCTGGGCCTGCTGATCCCGCCTTCGATCATGATGATCGTCTATGGCGTAGTGACCGAACAGTCAATCTCACGCCTGTTCATTGCGGGGATCGGTCCGGGCCTGCTGCTGCTTGGCCTGTTCATGGCCTACGTCATTGGCTGGGCACTGCTGGTCGGCAACAAGCAAGGCAAGGTTGGCGAAGCGGTAGCGCCGATGCCACTGGCTCGGAAACTGCGCATCAGTCTGCAACTCCTGCCATTGCTGGCCCTGATCGGCGGTATCCTGGGCAGTATCTACGGAGGCATCGCCTCTCCCACCGAGGCCGCTGCCTGCGGTGTGGTGCTGTCGATGTTGATCGCCCGGGCCAATGGCCACTTCAACGCGATCATTTTCAAGGACGCCCTGTTCGCTGCGGTGCGCACTTCGTGCATGATCGCCTTCATCATCGCCGGCGCCTCTTTTCTTTCCTCTGCCATGAGCTTCACCCACCTACCGATGAATCTGGCTCAGCAAATCGGCGACCTTGGCCTGTCCCCGGCCATGCTGCTGGTGGTGCTGACACTGTTCCTGCTGGTTCTGGGCTGCTTTCTCGACGGAATTTCCCTGATCCTGCTGGTGACCTCGATCATCATGCCCGTGATTGAAACGGCCGGCTTCGACCTGATCTGGTTCGGCATCTATCTGGTGATCGTGGTCGAGATGTCTCAGATCACGCCTCCTGTAGGCTTCAACCTGTTCGTGATCCAGGGACTGACGGGAAAGGACATCATGGCCATCACCCGAGCAACAGTGCCATTCTTCGCCCTGATGATCGTCGCCATCATATTGATGAGCGTATTCCCCGGCATCGCCACCTACCTGCCCCAGGCAATGAGAGGCTGA
- a CDS encoding ATP-binding cassette domain-containing protein produces the protein MFDLQAATFEVQGRTLLHPTSLQFETGRVHGLIGHNGSGKSTLLKLLAQQQPASAGDIHFEGKPLNAWGRRAFAREVAYLPQHLPSAESLTCRELIAFGRYPWKGLLGRSRKDDIEHVDRAMALTHTESFADRMVDTLSGGERTRVWLAMLLAQGSRLLLLDEPLAALDIAHQVEVMSLVRKLSRELGLGVIIVLHDINMASRYCDRLVALHTGRVIAEGSPTTLMRSDLLEDIYGIPMQVMPHPSGEHSVALVH, from the coding sequence ATGTTCGACCTTCAGGCCGCCACCTTCGAGGTGCAGGGTAGAACCCTCCTGCACCCTACCAGTTTGCAGTTCGAGACAGGGCGCGTCCATGGCCTGATCGGACATAATGGCTCCGGTAAATCGACACTGCTCAAGCTGCTGGCCCAGCAACAACCGGCCAGCGCAGGAGATATCCACTTCGAAGGCAAGCCATTGAACGCCTGGGGCCGCCGTGCCTTCGCCCGAGAAGTCGCCTACTTGCCGCAACACCTCCCCAGTGCCGAAAGCCTGACCTGCCGTGAGCTGATTGCCTTTGGCCGTTACCCGTGGAAGGGCCTGCTTGGTCGCTCGCGCAAGGACGATATCGAGCACGTCGACAGGGCCATGGCCTTGACCCACACCGAAAGCTTCGCCGATCGCATGGTGGACACGCTCTCCGGTGGCGAACGCACCCGGGTCTGGCTGGCCATGCTGCTGGCCCAGGGCAGCCGCCTGTTGTTGCTCGACGAGCCCCTGGCCGCTCTGGATATCGCCCATCAGGTCGAGGTCATGTCGCTGGTCAGGAAACTGTCGCGAGAACTCGGATTGGGCGTCATTATCGTGCTCCACGACATCAACATGGCCTCGCGCTACTGCGACCGCCTGGTGGCGCTGCACACGGGGCGAGTCATCGCCGAAGGCAGCCCGACCACCTTGATGCGCAGCGACCTGTTGGAAGATATCTATGGCATTCCCATGCAGGTCATGCCGCACCCCTCCGGGGAACATAGCGTTGCCCTCGTTCATTAA
- a CDS encoding 5-oxoprolinase subunit PxpA, with the protein MTIPLLNCDVGESFGAWKMGRDADVMAYIDCANIACGFHAGDPDVMRRTIGYAVASDVRIGAHPGYPDLVGFGRRSLAVSAEEAENLLLYQIGALDGVCRAEGTRVSYVKPHGALYNDMAANHELLRATMRAVKAYDPALPLLVMSTADIAPVRALAEEEGVTLWFEVFADRAYEPTGQLVSRREPGAVHHDEATIVAQAVTLAKGEALRARDGSVLHLLADTLCVHGDNESSVAAVRAIRQAFDAL; encoded by the coding sequence ATGACGATTCCACTGCTCAACTGTGATGTTGGCGAAAGCTTCGGTGCCTGGAAAATGGGACGTGATGCGGATGTCATGGCCTATATCGACTGCGCCAATATTGCTTGCGGCTTTCATGCCGGAGACCCGGATGTGATGCGGCGTACCATCGGTTATGCCGTTGCCAGCGACGTACGTATCGGTGCTCACCCGGGTTATCCCGACCTGGTCGGCTTCGGGCGTCGCAGTCTGGCCGTTTCCGCCGAGGAAGCCGAGAACCTGCTGCTGTATCAGATTGGTGCACTCGATGGCGTATGCCGGGCCGAAGGGACAAGGGTCAGTTATGTGAAACCCCATGGTGCCCTGTACAACGACATGGCCGCCAACCATGAGCTCCTGCGTGCCACTATGCGCGCAGTCAAAGCCTATGATCCGGCGTTGCCCCTGCTGGTGATGTCCACGGCTGACATAGCGCCGGTACGTGCCCTGGCTGAGGAAGAGGGCGTGACACTGTGGTTCGAGGTGTTTGCCGATCGAGCCTATGAGCCCACTGGACAACTGGTGTCTCGGCGTGAACCAGGGGCCGTGCATCATGACGAGGCGACCATCGTGGCCCAGGCCGTGACCCTGGCCAAGGGCGAGGCACTCCGTGCCCGCGATGGCAGCGTGTTGCACCTGCTTGCTGATACGCTTTGCGTGCATGGCGACAACGAGAGTTCCGTGGCTGCCGTGCGCGCCATTCGCCAGGCATTCGATGCCCTCTAG
- a CDS encoding TRAP transporter substrate-binding protein, with translation MIKQTTALGLATILLIGPVYATDWNLATPYGDASFHTVNTKQFAEDVRDATDGELNISVHSGGSLIGHAEIKPSVRRGTIEAGEVFLSILSNESPVFELDTLPGLAGSYDQAYALWQASKPVIEELFAEQGLKPLYAVPWPSQGIYTDFELNDPSQFKGLRVRAPNINTQRLTENLGGLPTETEEADIPTAFSTGRVDAMITSVSTGKSMSAWDYISNFSDANLWIPKNIIFVNLKAFERLDEETQQAVLDAAAQAEERGWEASKTDAAIGAEALKEHDITITTPNDAVAEALQAAGDKLFEDWEKRANDQAKALVEDYRSRL, from the coding sequence ATGATCAAGCAGACAACGGCACTGGGACTGGCGACCATCCTGCTGATAGGGCCGGTGTACGCTACCGACTGGAACCTGGCCACCCCTTACGGCGATGCCAGCTTTCATACAGTCAATACCAAACAGTTTGCCGAGGATGTGCGTGACGCAACCGATGGTGAACTCAACATCAGCGTGCATTCCGGAGGCTCGCTGATCGGCCATGCAGAGATCAAGCCCTCCGTGCGCCGGGGCACCATCGAAGCGGGTGAAGTCTTCCTCTCGATTCTGTCCAATGAATCGCCCGTATTCGAACTCGATACCCTGCCCGGCCTGGCGGGAAGCTACGACCAGGCCTATGCCCTGTGGCAAGCCAGCAAACCCGTGATCGAGGAACTGTTCGCTGAACAGGGCCTCAAGCCTCTTTACGCCGTACCTTGGCCTTCCCAGGGCATCTACACCGATTTCGAGCTCAATGACCCATCTCAGTTCAAGGGCCTGCGAGTGCGCGCACCGAACATCAACACGCAGCGCCTGACAGAAAATCTCGGCGGCTTGCCAACCGAGACCGAAGAGGCCGATATTCCTACCGCGTTCTCCACCGGGCGCGTGGATGCCATGATCACTTCCGTTTCCACCGGCAAGTCCATGTCTGCCTGGGACTATATCTCCAACTTCAGCGATGCCAACCTGTGGATTCCCAAGAATATTATCTTCGTCAACCTGAAGGCCTTCGAACGCCTGGATGAAGAGACACAGCAAGCCGTTCTCGACGCAGCCGCCCAGGCCGAGGAGCGCGGCTGGGAAGCCAGCAAGACCGATGCTGCCATTGGTGCAGAAGCACTGAAAGAGCACGACATCACCATTACCACGCCCAACGACGCGGTGGCAGAAGCACTGCAGGCAGCGGGAGACAAGCTATTCGAGGACTGGGAGAAACGGGCAAACGATCAGGCCAAGGCATTGGTAGAGGATTACCGCTCTCGCCTGTAA